From a region of the Coffea arabica cultivar ET-39 chromosome 3e, Coffea Arabica ET-39 HiFi, whole genome shotgun sequence genome:
- the LOC113737638 gene encoding uncharacterized mitochondrial protein AtMg00310-like, with translation MARFWWGADENQRKIHWTNWNAFTEVKGKGGLGFRDLEMFNTALLAKQLCRIIVMPNRLVSRVMRAKYMKRELDWMRQAPTSASYLWKSLLSARFLLINGIRKQVGDGSTIKVWQDRWIPGSRDGRVEKDRAALGSIQYVKDLIKQEQ, from the coding sequence ATGGCACGGTTTTGGTGGGGAGCAGATGAGAATCAAAGGAAAATACATTGGACCAATTGGAATGCATTTACTGAGGTTAAAGGAAAGGGAGGTCTAGGCTTTCGAGATCTGGAAATGTTCAACACAGCTTTGCTAGCAAAACAACTCTGCAGAATCATTGTTATGCCTAACAGGCTTGTTAGTAGAGTTATGAGAGCTAAATATATGAAAAGAGAATTGGACTGGATGAGGCAAGCCCCTACTTCAGCATCATACCTATGGAAGAGTCTTCTGAGTGCCAGATTCCTATTGATAAATGGAATAAGAAAACAAGTTGGGGATGGAAGTACCATCAAGGTGTGGCAAGACAGATGGATACCAGGTTCAAGAGATGGTAGAGTGGAAAAAGATAGAGCAGCATTGGGAAGCATCCAATATGTCAAAGACCTGATTAAACAAGAACAGTAG